A stretch of DNA from Candidatus Zixiibacteriota bacterium:
CAGGAGAAAAAGGACAACTTGTTCATTTTGACTCAACAGAAGAAACAGGACAACTTCTCACAGAGGGGTCTGTTACCAGACTCCACAATACCCGCTGGAAAATGAATGTTTTATCAAAAATAAATAGGAAAATTACATGGGACAAAACAACGAACCTGAAACACGGAGTCAAGAATCATTATCTATATTTTCCCACGATAACTATCCAATTCACGACACCAAATTCAGTGACGGTATTTCTATTGCCAAAATACATCCGTGAGATTAAGACGAAGGAACGATTGAAGATGGTTGATGCAGATATGCAACAAGCCCGTGGATGGCTTCAAAAAGTGATGCAATGCCGATTGAGCATACCGAAGAAGACCGTAGACGAAGAATACGCCCGTCCTATCACGAATCCTGTATTGATGCGTGTATTGGAAAAAGAAGGGATGATACGGATAGGAGCCGTCTGGATAGATGCCAGCAAACCTGGATTCAAGTTCGGGGAGTTGGAATCACAGGATCCAGAGAAATTGAATGCATTGCAGATATTGGAATGGTCTGATCAAAACATCCCACTGAGAATGAAGACAAATGAGGCGGACATTATAAGGCTTGAAGGAATAAAGGCAGACAAAGTAGACATCATGAGACTTGAGAATCGAATGAATGGCATGGAAACGATAATAAAAAAGCCTGACGAATACATCGACGTTCAATAGGTTTATATTGATGAAAAAGATACATATTACAGCCGTTAGGAGTGGTGCTGGAGATTAGGGTTCCCATCCTGTTATTTTTTAAGCACCACTTCTACATCTCATTTTATAGAAATCTATAAATAATGAAACTGCATTACAAGATAAAACAGAAAAGGGAACCACATGGGAAAATTAATACATAGCAGAGTGATAAAGGAGGGAGAATATTATCTAATAACAATATATATTGTAGGGGACAAAGAAGATGGATGGGACATAAAAGCATCAGCGTGGGATGCAGATGATGTAGGATTTAGGCTTGAAGAAATAATTGTTGAAGTTGATAATCACGTAAGAGGCAAAAAATGAAAAGATGTCCAAATCAAAAATGTAATCGATGGTTCAAGAGCAAGCGTGCTATTGCAGCACATCTTGTATCTTGCAAGGCAGGTGAAAAAAATGACAGAAACAATAACCGTCCAAGAAGCAATCAATAGATTGAACAACCAACAAGATGGAATGATGCGGTTGATTGAAGAATTAACAAAAAATCAGAATAAAATGTTCGGCATCATGGAAGAACAATCAAAACGAATACAGGATTTATTGAATTTCGTAACGACGCACACGCAACTTCTATCGATGCTGATGACACCAAAAACACCGAAAGACGAGATTATTGAAGGATATGAATGAGGTGAGAGAATGATAACAGAAGAAGATAAAAAAACAATAGAAGAATGGAAAAGGAAAAACGAAAGAATAGATAAACTCAATAAAAATCGTTGGATTGCATTGATAATTTTAGGAGTAATAGATCTGGGAATACTTCCGATTATGACGCATTTCTATCCTGGAACTTTTTTTATGGCAGTAATAATAATTAGTGTATTATTAATTACAATGACTATTTTCAATTTGATGATCGGCTGGAAAATCAATAAGATCATCCGGGGAAATCTGACGAAGAAACAATTCAAAGAGGAAATGGACCAATTCGAGAAAAAAGAGATCGGACGGAATGCAAACTATTGAAGAGGGGAATAAGAGTTTGGATGATTTCAAGAATTTGGGGAAGATCGTAAAAGCCGATGTCTATCATCGGATGAAGCTCGGGGAACGGCAGCAGATGGTCCTGGATTGCCTCAGATCGCAGCCAGACGGCCTCACGGACAAAGGAATAGCCATTATGACCGGCTTGAGCCTTAGCTGCGTCTGCGGGCGCCGTAACGAGCTGATGCACATAGATCTGGTGATTCCGTATTCGATTGAGACTTATGACGGGGGGGATGGAACCGTTCCGAATATCGTATGGGGTGTGAAATGAAAAACAAAAAAGGATTCATCATTAGCTTGATTACAGCAGCCGCAATAGCACCGATATTCTATGCAATCTTTTGCATCATTGGAAATGTACCGATTATGTGGGAAGCTTCTCCAATATCTTCAATCGTTGCAATGGGGGTGGTATGCTTCTTCAAAGCGATTGATACAGGAAGGGAAAAGCATGACTGATTATATTGCAATCGCGTTACAAGGTTTCAGCACGGGGATAGGTGTCATAGCAGCACACGAAGCCTGGGAATGGTTTCGTAAATATAGAGCTCAAATAAAACAAAACGCATTGAAGATGTGGGAAGACGCGAAGAACGGAATCCCACCAAAAAACCTATTATAGAGTTAACTGATATAGAATCGAGAGAAGCAGGCTTGAATTTTGCAACATGTCTTTCTTTTCATTTTGCATTTTTCTCCTGCTATCCTGCTTCTCTCATTTATTTTTATCATCGAACTCATTACAGAACTTTTCAAAATCAACCGCAAGCACCAGAATCAATAATGCAATGCAGCAGATCCATGGGAACTCCCACGACACCGTCGGCCACGGCCAAGGAATGTGCCATAGATAAATTGGAGAATCATAGGAAAGAATTGTACCAAGACCGGACCCTTCATTGCCAATACCAAACTGCTGGGAAAAGCCAGCTTTCGGACGTGCCCATTCTATCCATGCCCACCAGAGGATCTCAGGGATAAGCAGGAAGAGCTGCTTCAATCTCTGGATTTCGTCAATAAAGACTCCTTCTTTTTGTGATAGATGTCGAGCTGGTAACAATTGAGGCAAAGTCCGTTGACCCTGGCCGTATGACCGCAAGGACACAATTTCCCTTTATTGATTCCGTTAATGGGCTGTCGGAAAGCCATCTTGTATACTCCTCATTTCAATGCACCTTTCCCAAGCTTCTTTGCCTGCCGTGGTGTTGCATGCATATAAGGAAGACAGGAACGGTAGCTCTTGGCACCTTTGAATTGCCGGACATCCTCTACAGTATTCCCTTCATCGTCAGCGATTACCGTCAGCCTGGAATGCCTGAGATAATAAGGAAAGATGTCGTGGCCATCAGGTGAATCAAAGATGTCCGCGATCCAGCGTTTGAAATAATAGAAGACCTTGTCGCTGACGATCTCATAGATCTTCCCTTCGTAACTTTTGAAAAGATATGATTCGATCTCATCGGTGATCGGATTCTTCCGTTTCTTGTATACCTTGACATCTGACCTGGTGCGGTTGCTACGGAAAGGATGGAACAAGTACATCTGAGGAACGGTGAACGATGCAGCATACTCCCAGAACTCTTTGACGAACTTGTCCTGAAGACTCAATGTAAGAGACCGGGGATTGCCGCTCTTCAATGTCTTGAAAGAAACGACGATGTCGTTGTTCGTATTGCGCTTGATGTCTTCCGCAGTGAGATTCAGGATCTCTGCAGGACGTCCTCCGCTGGCCCATAGAACGATCATGAATGCCCGGGCTGCTTTGCTATGGTCTTTCTGGAACTTCCCATCGCGATACATTGTCGTGATGTTATGGAGCGTCTGATCGAGAAGGTCCCTGGTAAAGATAGTGATGACTTTCCCTTCTTTGAAGTCACGGTATAGTTGATTCTTTATCGTTGGCATTGTTCTCTCCATTGATTAAAAATTCTCATAACTTCATACCCTCCATCACGAAAATAGTAATGGCATTACGATTATTTTAACTTTCGGAAAAGAGGTATGTTTTCAAAACTCTATCTATAAGCAAAATGTTTTAAGACCCTCTATAATAGCATATAATAAGGAAGAGAGAGATTTATGAAGCTAATTGATTTCATTGTCCCATACAATGAAGACCAACGTATGATGGGAACTGAGATATGTAAGCAGCTCTTTGTCAATAGGATACTGAAGAAGAAACCGACAGTCATCCTATGTACAGGGGAGAGTGGGGAAGGCAAGTCATACACGGGTCTCAAGATCCTTGAGATAGTGAACAACTACTTCGGTGTTGATACACTTACCCATCTTGAAGATTGCATCATCTATACGCCATTGGAGTACTCAAAGAAGATGAATGCGATGCTGCACGAACCAAGACTAAAGGACTGCCGATGCATGATACTCGATGAAGCAAGGGAACTCGTCTCAAGCCACCTTTGGTATAGTTTTGTAAACCAGGCAATAGCCGATGTCAATGCCCTGCATAGAACAGTGAAACCGCTTGTCTTCGTCGTCATCGTCCAGTTCATCAAAGACATAGATCCTGCGACCAGACGGACGATCCAATATTATCTAAGTTGTTTACGGCCTTTGAATCAACCGCATGTCAATGTCTTTATCTCAAGGCTTTGGAAGGATGAACGTGATATAGAGAACCCAAAGATAAGACGTAGGAATGTCCGTGGATATTTCTACACCGGTTCTGTCAATGATGCAACAACTGGACAGTTCACACCAGGAAAAAAGATGACGAAGTTCACTCCTACGATGATCACCGTAACTCTTCCTCCAAAAGAAGTCTATAAGGAATACGAGCGCATTAATCTGGAAAGAAAATCAGAAATACTCAAAAGAAAATTGGAGAATTTATTATTTCAGATTGAAAAGGAAATGGGATACAAGAGCTCGAAGGTAGACAGCGTAGTGAATTACTTCATGGAACACCCTGAACTTCTTGATCTGATTGAAACACGCAGACGAGGAACGAAAGGCAATATCGTTATGAAACAGGATTTCAAAAAGATGTTCGATCTTTCCCCGGTAGAAATACGAGACTTCCAAAGGGCACTTCATTTGAAACTTGAGCAATCTGACTTGGTGAGAAAGGACGCGGAGATCGAACAGAAGAAGGAAGAACTTATATAGTATTTTCCGTTAACCAAGTATATGACATATCATCATACAGAAGAAGCAAAACAAAAAATGAAAGAAAAGGCATTGGGAAGACATCCATCGGAAGAAGCAAGAAAAAATATGAGCATAGCACAACTTGGTAGACATCATTCAGAAGAGACAAAAAGAAAAATTGGTGATGCGCAACTTGGTGAAAAAAATCATATGTTTGGAAAACATCATCCACCATGGAATAAAGGAAAGCATTGGAAATTGCCTGAAGACGCTAAAAGAAAAATTAGTGAATCAAGATTAGGGAACAAACATCCTCTTTGGAAAGGAAATGAAGTAAGTTATAGGGGATTACATCACTGGATTCAAGCTCATAAACCATGTCAAACAAATTGTGCATTGTGTGGTAAAGTTAAACCATTAGAACTCGCAAACTTATCTGGAGAATACAAACGAGACATTGAAGATTTTATGTGGACTTGTAGACAATGTCATAGAAAATTTGATACGGAGAGAAAAAATGGAAACTGAAAAAGAACCAGTGGAATTTGGAGATACTTTTGCACCAGAAACAACTATCGATGATGAGCATTTAATGGATGGTAAATATTTCTTGAATCTCGTTTTCTTACAGGCGATTCGAGCACCTCATTACAGTCTAATGCAAGGCCGTGGAACCGAAGGACTCATCAGTCTCCAGCTCGCAGCAGATCAAGCCGCACGTATCGCAATAGCTATTGGCAGATTGAAAGATGAAGACATCAAGAAAGCAACAGAAGACTACGAAAAGACGCTTACTGTGACTGATGACTTTATCAAGAAGACAAGGATCGCAAACTTCCAACTCTTTTATATCCTGCAGCAATTCCAGGAAAGCTCTGATAAAAAGGGACCAATTATGATTTAGTGTCATTGTCTCACTTGTCTCAAGAATTTTAACTGAGACTAATTTATTCCTGATGAGATAAGTGATATAGTACTCCATAAAAATATAATATCGCATATCTCTAATGGATGCCAAGAAACTTTTTCAACCAGGATGAAGATCTGGCCTTTGTTATGGATTCATATCAATCAGGTATGAATAGCACATTTTTTAATCATCAGGAATACATTGCACGTTCCGCAATAATGAAAAAGATTGCACGAAGACGAGCACCAAATACATTGCCTTTATTGGAACAAGTTGAACAGATAGTATCGAAAGTACATAATGGACAGATGAAAGAGAAGACGGGAATGCAAAAACTCTTGGAGATTTCAGAATCACATGGACATCAAGATCTGCACAATGGAATACTTCAAAAAATAGGAATGCTCAATGGAATGAATGGAAATCCTGCAACAGAATTTAAACCTCTTGCGATGTTCGCACAAAAGCAAAAGAAAATGGAACACCCAATTGGAAAGTTTTTAAGAATCGAAAAGGCAGAGGAAATGACTGTCAAAGTAAAGCCTGTTTCAATTATGGGAGATTTTATTGCACTTCATGGATTGATGCCTGCATTTGAACTTCCAATCAATATGCGTCATAAGATACCAAAGAATGAAATATGGATAAGAAGAGACGTCTATAATAATCCTGTGCGCAGAGAACAGATCCTTGGACTCCATGAACAATTTGAAATTGATTTGATGATAGGAAAACACATGCCGTATTGGAAAGCCCATAAAAAAGCTGAGAAGCACGAAAAGATGGGATGGGATCCAATGACGGAAGATCATCCGATGGCGATATTGATGAAGCAACAGAAGAAAGAAAAGCCATTAATGGCCGGATTATTCAAGCAAGAGAAAAACGAAGGATGGGATCCGATGAAAGACGAACATCCGTTTGCGAAAATGATGAAGCAACAGAAAAAAGAGAAACCAACAATACCGTCTGGAATCTTACGACAATCAGGATCACAGAAAAAGCAGCAGAAAGGATGGGATCCAAATAGCAATCAAGAACATCCTCTTGCTGCTATGTTCAAGAAAGGGAGAAAATAATATGCCAGAAACAAAAAAATTTCGTAAAATGAAGCGGAACATGATAAAACAGTACGGGAAAAAGAAAGGAACCCAAGTAGCCCATGCGACCGCTCAGAAGAGAAGATGGAGACATTAATGCCAGGATTCGACATCGTCCAAGCAGCAGCCGGTGGTGGTCAGGCCATTCTTCGTGGCGGAGGCCAACTCATAAGTACAGTAGGAGGAACGTTTCAGGCTGGTATCAGCCAAATTGGAGGAGGAATCGCTCAACTTGGAACGATGGTTCAAGGAGCTATATTGGGAAAGCCAATATCAGAACAACAACCAGAAGTAAAAGCAGCTGCAGCAGGATACCCCGGTGGGATGAAAGCGATGCAAATTGATATTGAATATGCGCGACAGCAGGCATTGGCAAAAGCGGGTCCATTGGGAATGTTATCAACAGTTATTCCTGGAGCAGAACAACTTCTCTATGGAGGAGCAGAACAATCATATCTGCAACAATATCTGGCACAGAAAGGAGTCGCAGAACCAGGGAAAGGGGGAACAGCAAATATACCAGCTGTTTTACGAGCTGCAGAAACTCAAAGAACTGTTGGAACTGTAATGGATGTAGCATTGACGGTAGCATTGATTTTTGGAGCAGGAGGTGTTCATCAAGAACTCACGAAAGCTGCAAGAGTTGGAGAACGAGCAGGAGTTACCGGATTCTTTACAGAAAAACCGACGAGGATATTTGGAAAAACATTTGATATACGAACAGGGACGGAACTTGCAGTAGAACGTCCAATAACAAGAGCCGGATTAACTTCATTGGATTTTTCGATTCAAACAAAACTTGGTGGACCACTTCAGGCAGAGATGAAAAGTCAACGAATAATGGGCAGAAGTTTTTCAGAATTATCTACATTTGAAAGAAATAGACTTCTTCAAATAATGGAAAAACAAGAGATAAAAGTGGTAGAAAGAATAGCAATAGCACCAAAACCAAAAGTGATCGAAGCACCAGCAACAAAAGTGGCAATGGCAAAAGAAAAACAATTGACAAAACGACAACTTGTCATGATAGGAGTGATAGCAGCAGATCTGGGAGTAACAACAGCGGTATTGCTGAAATCTTATTTGGCTCCAACAATAATTCAGAATGTCATAAATGAAACAACAACAATAACACCTCCGTCAACAACAATTACAAACATAAATGTGCCAAGAATACCATTACCGGGTTTCCCGGCTCCACCGACTGGTGGAGGTGGAGGTGGACGGCCATTGCAAATAGAACGCTTAGGTTATTACAATGAATTGAAACGGGCTTATGCAAATATCTTCGGAGAACAATTAGCTCCACAATGGAGAAGATCAGTATTATGATGAAAGAAAAAGGAACTCTCAGTTATGCGGTAGTTTACATTCTCGTATTCATTATCACGATCTTTATTTTCGTAGTGGGGATTCCATTCATGCTTGCAGCAAATCACGCATTCTTCGGGATGGGAACAACCATCCTTGATCAAGGACAGGGATTCGCAAATAAAATAACAAATCAATCAGTGAAAGTAGCGATGACGAATATCTTCACGACTGACAAAGCAGCATTCATAACCGGGGAACCAGTGCTTGTGAAGTTCGCGCAATACGGATGGATCTTTGTGATCATTGTCATTACGTTCGTTGTTATATTACTTGCAAGAAGAGCTGAACAATTAGGCCAGGGGTTGATTTAAAATGGAAATGAAAGGAGGATACCCAATTTTATTTATCGTGACATTCATCATCGTAGCATTCGTGTTTATCGTTTTATTCCCAATGGTTTTGACATTCAATACGGCATTGTGGTTGAATGGAGAAGGAATAAGAGCGAATGGATTGGCGGCGGCGAATGGAATCAAAGACACTGCCGTAAGAAACTCAGTGACAGGAATATTTACAACAAGCACGACAAGCTTCATCGATTCGCAGACGATAATCGGATATGCAGCGCAATACGGGATCTTCATCGTGATGATCGTGGTGGTAACATTGATCATACTTCTTGCCAGGCGGCAAGTGGAGACGGGGTTAGTATGAACATAAAAAAGAGAATTGTGCCATTGTTTTTGATAATCTTATTGATCGTATCGATGTTTCCGATGATTCCATTTGCACCATATTCTGTCTCGGCAACTGGTGGCGCGTGGTGGAATTATAGTTGGAATAAGCGGATACTTGTCACGATTAATTCATCGCAGATCAATGGATCGGTGACGAACTTCGTGGCACTCGTGAAACTAAACAATGCGACCGCAGCGAAATGCGATGGAGGGAAGAGCATCAGATTCACGGATTATGAAGGGACGAAGACGTATGCATATGACATCGACCAATTCGCTGGAGTTAACAATTCTCCCGAAACGGACATCTGGGTGAACATCAGCGATACGATTCCGACAGGATCAAACTTCACATTCTACATGTATTATAACAATAGTGGAGCAGCAAAAGGGGAGAACAGGGCGACGTGCTGGCAGGAATACAGCGTCGTCTTCCACATGGGTGGACAAGGACTTGTGACTCCGGTTCCAATAAATTCAAGTTGTATCAACCCGGAATCGGGAAAGGCAGAAGTGGGAAATTTATCAAGTAACCCATATCGAGCACCAGGAATTGTCGGCTGGGGAACTGATGGTGGAACAGGATTGCGTTTCACTCTTGCAACGACGACGGGACACTATACAAAATACCAAGGAAACAATGACATTACGCTATTTTTCAATATATATGATAAAGCTCCGACAACGACGCAAGGAGTAATGGGAATTTTTGACAAGTCTAATTTTGATGTATACATACAAAGCAGCAAGATGGCATTGTATACTTCAAAAGGAGCCGTTGGGCAACAGGTATTCATAAATCCATGGAACCAGGCAAACGTCTATCACATGATCGCGGGAAGATATTGTTACAATACGAATCTGTCGATATGGGACAATGGAGCGCAGAAAGATGTTGTTGCAGCAGCAGGGCCATTCGACGATTGGGCATCGACAAACGACGTCCATTGGAATAATGCAATGATCGGTAGTGGATACAATGGATACATGGATGAGTTCAGATTGTCTTGGAGAATGCTATCAGATGCATATATCAAAATGACCTATAGAAATCAATACGCATATTCTGGATTCCTTTATCTCGGAGCCGAGGAAGCAGTTTCTGCACCAGGCGGAGTGACATTGAGTACTCCTCTTCCTTCGGATAGCGCAACAAACATTCCTGTCTGGCAAAGCACTTTGAAAGTGAACGTAAACTCGATGACGGGAAACCAATCGACAGTCTGGATCCATTGTGCAACTGCAGGATTGAACGTCAACTCGAACTCGACTGGAAGCAACCGGACCTGTACTGCGACGATCCCGAGACTTCACTATGCGACGACATATACATGGCTGGTGAATGCTTCGACAGCAAACAAAGTGGGAACAAAGTTTTATTCAAATACATCGTATAAATTCACAACAAGAACGAATATCGTTCCAACAATAGCAAATCTAATCCCGGTGAACAAGTCGAAAGGAAATCTTCCTGGAACAATGACTCTCAAATTTACGATAATTGATAAATTGGGTGATGCGATGAACTGGGTGATGAACCTGAGTAATGGTGCTCGATGGAGCAGCAATGGAAGTTATAATTCGACATGGCAAAAATCGACGACAGTATTGCCATCAACGAACTATACGTGGTGGATGAATGTAAGCGATGCAAATTCGACGGCAAGATACAAGATGTGGTTCGTAACTGGATTGGCTTCATCAGTTGTAATCAGCAACGTCCAGCCAGCGAATCAATCGATAGACAATAAGATATGGTCTTCATCATTGAGTTTGCTGGTAAACAAAACGGGGGTTCCTCCAACGCCACCAATAAGAGTGAGAATATTGTGTCCGACGCTCGGGATCAATGCGACATCATGGGGACAAAATAGGACAGTGTCCGTATCGTTTCCACGATTGAATTATTCGACGACGTACATCTGGACGGCAAAAGCAACGGTGAATGGAACGAGTAAAAAACTCTGGGACAACGAATCATACTATTTCACGACAAGAGCGAATGTTGTTCCAACAATATCGAATCCGTATTTTGCCAATGGAACATCGAACGTAAATCTATTTACGAATCAAATACTTCATGCAGACATCAACGATCTCCTTGGTGATTCATTGACGTGGTCGATCCATTGCAGCAATGGCGCATCTGCATCGGGAACGAGTTACAATGCAACGGTATCATGCCCGCTTGGAAATTTGAAAGCTTCGACGAGTTACAATTGGTGGGTCAACATCAGCGATGCAAACTCATCGATCCATTACAAATATTTGTTTACGACAAGGGCCGCAGGAGTGTCATTGAATACTGAACAGCCTACGAACGGATCTTCGGGAATCAATGTCTGGCTTTCGAGTTTGAACATCAATGCAGCATCGAGTTACGGGAATCAATCAACAGTTTGGATCCACTGCACGGTTTTGAATATCAATGCAAATTCTACAGGGACAAACAGAACGTGCACAGCTGCAATATCGCAGAGATTGCATTATAGCACAATGTATCATTGGACGGTGACTGCATATTCTGACATCTATCGAAAAAGATATTGGACAAATGAAT
This window harbors:
- a CDS encoding MarR family transcriptional regulator, translated to MKKGQLDIFPGGKDNLLDNFSPRSKKWSRQYIALYFLAQGKAQSWLVKRKGFEKGFLSEIVKKLVKNGWLIPIKNTYPKLYRATPLAPLTSTGEKGQLVHFDSTEETGQLLTEGSVTRLHNTRWKMNVLSKINRKITWDKTTNLKHGVKNHYLYFPTITIQFTTPNSVTVFLLPKYIREIKTKERLKMVDADMQQARGWLQKVMQCRLSIPKKTVDEEYARPITNPVLMRVLEKEGMIRIGAVWIDASKPGFKFGELESQDPEKLNALQILEWSDQNIPLRMKTNEADIIRLEGIKADKVDIMRLENRMNGMETIIKKPDEYIDVQ
- a CDS encoding NUMOD3 domain-containing DNA-binding protein; amino-acid sequence: MKEKALGRHPSEEARKNMSIAQLGRHHSEETKRKIGDAQLGEKNHMFGKHHPPWNKGKHWKLPEDAKRKISESRLGNKHPLWKGNEVSYRGLHHWIQAHKPCQTNCALCGKVKPLELANLSGEYKRDIEDFMWTCRQCHRKFDTERKNGN
- a CDS encoding DUF2341 domain-containing protein; amino-acid sequence: MNIKKRIVPLFLIILLIVSMFPMIPFAPYSVSATGGAWWNYSWNKRILVTINSSQINGSVTNFVALVKLNNATAAKCDGGKSIRFTDYEGTKTYAYDIDQFAGVNNSPETDIWVNISDTIPTGSNFTFYMYYNNSGAAKGENRATCWQEYSVVFHMGGQGLVTPVPINSSCINPESGKAEVGNLSSNPYRAPGIVGWGTDGGTGLRFTLATTTGHYTKYQGNNDITLFFNIYDKAPTTTQGVMGIFDKSNFDVYIQSSKMALYTSKGAVGQQVFINPWNQANVYHMIAGRYCYNTNLSIWDNGAQKDVVAAAGPFDDWASTNDVHWNNAMIGSGYNGYMDEFRLSWRMLSDAYIKMTYRNQYAYSGFLYLGAEEAVSAPGGVTLSTPLPSDSATNIPVWQSTLKVNVNSMTGNQSTVWIHCATAGLNVNSNSTGSNRTCTATIPRLHYATTYTWLVNASTANKVGTKFYSNTSYKFTTRTNIVPTIANLIPVNKSKGNLPGTMTLKFTIIDKLGDAMNWVMNLSNGARWSSNGSYNSTWQKSTTVLPSTNYTWWMNVSDANSTARYKMWFVTGLASSVVISNVQPANQSIDNKIWSSSLSLLVNKTGVPPTPPIRVRILCPTLGINATSWGQNRTVSVSFPRLNYSTTYIWTAKATVNGTSKKLWDNESYYFTTRANVVPTISNPYFANGTSNVNLFTNQILHADINDLLGDSLTWSIHCSNGASASGTSYNATVSCPLGNLKASTSYNWWVNISDANSSIHYKYLFTTRAAGVSLNTEQPTNGSSGINVWLSSLNINAASSYGNQSTVWIHCTVLNINANSTGTNRTCTAAISQRLHYSTMYHWTVTAYSDIYRKRYWTNESLVYFTTRANVIPIISSMAPANHSQQWIITANLSAYISDALGDSLSWTLEINHTTFSGTRYNGTIARTVSLQSSHNYTWWVNVSDINTTVKRKLWFVTTDSDKPMIYDAKMNQSTLCYGIFLTANQTATFGLFNISDTNPIYYDIMVNITTSAGDHLNFMTHNPTATWSHLINLSNGLNIIRTKLTDHYGNVAWKNISFTINIYRMQLIEAETGKLLLFGRFHYQNPWSILNVSLPELFGTTPPNHNITGYDWYWDFLVQGNNGWEYPWAWPGRGGGALRYGPTGSMNFTVVYPETSATFPPTNTLHPYSLRFNIRFWASESDPVGTLLTCYLDPTLINDYDPTWTPNATIKITIPSLGRPSTDRDGTNDYYSWGTSGAVTWPATGKTFPQGPFYEQDITSTQEKPFGVWSMNAQAWNLLDYTKFITGTTTSYGQAVYTIPGLYYFKIYKNGVPIILTTIDGGKASTIDLDLLEKSTAQMPVIQGTLGVQKLSNHSLLIYFHNVDRLVSETQIKIYNATHIFLWYNETNNPNEFYVYFDWTTTPSVNINESITVEAIPGGQSPISTTFIISGMIGPSTPGEAIPPEMVMIVCIALLLFGLTLFSVGATVSFFGPVTCGISLALTAMATQIWYIHMLQFMLIFFIAFMIIVFRYEYTTDRSVQ